The Nicotiana tabacum cultivar K326 chromosome 14, ASM71507v2, whole genome shotgun sequence genome contains a region encoding:
- the LOC107780635 gene encoding uncharacterized protein LOC107780635 translates to MDGYSCPKAQRNKKGSGNGNIPSRNAITTNGKNHRHTVVDEDDCGDPIECSGKSCKACTGGLIADCVAVCCCPCAVVNILALAFLKIPWMVGKKCLRMAKKKKLEKKRKDDKSCCYSADRVMYADSVKREEEEEGEVGTLGMVNSQFGEEELKDSFRARIDAEEVWLELYRVGHMGFGRVSFTGINSSQGKAN, encoded by the coding sequence ATGGATGGATACTCATGTCCAAAAGCTCAACGTAACAAAAAGGGTAGTGGAAATGGAAATATCCCTTCAAGAAATGCCATCACCACGAACGGCAAGAACCACCGGCACACGGTGGTGGACGAAGATGATTGTGGAGATCCGATTGAATGCAGTGGGAAATCATGTAAGGCATGCACCGGTGGCTTAATCGCCGATTGTGTAGCGGTTTGCTGCTGCCCCTGTGCTGTAGTGAACATTTTGGCACTAGCATTTCTCAAGATTCCTTGGATGGTGGGAAAGAAATGCTTGCGAATGGCGAAAAAGAAGAAGttggagaagaagaggaaagatGACAAGAGTTGCTGTTACAGTGCTGACCGCGTAATGTATGCGGACAGTGTAAaacgagaagaagaagaagaaggagaagtaGGGACATTGGGTATGGTAAATTCCCAATTTGGGGAGGAAGAGTTAAAGGACAGTTTTCGTGCAAGAATTGATGCAGAGGAAGTTTGGTtagagttgtatcgagttggtcaTATGGGTTTTGGCAGAGTTTCTTTCACAGGAATTAATTCTTCTCAAGGTAAGGCCAATTAG